ACGTACAAAGACTTGGCCGACGCGGCCTTGATGATGCTGGCCGTTCCCGAGGCCTTGGCCGGAGGAGCGTTCTTCATGTACTTATTTCCAAAGATTATGCAAGGCTGGGATGCGCCGCCGATGGATTTCAGCGTCGCGGTTTGGGTCGGCTTCATCGCCTGCTTTGGCATGGCGACCGAGACCGGCATCATCATGTTGGTCTATTTGCGCGAGGCCATCGAAAAGCGCGGCGGCCTGGAAAACATCAAGTCTCTCGAAGAGCTGCGCCAGGCCGTCATCGAAGGCGCCGTGCATCGACTGCGCCCGAAATTGTTGACCGAGGGCGTGGCCATCATCGCGATCTTTCCGATGGTCTTTGCCAAAGGCGTCGGTGGCGAGATCCTTGCGCCGATGGCGCTGCCGGTCCTCGGCGGATTGCTGATCTCGGACGAAGTTGTGGATCTGTTCCTTCCCGTTCGCTTCTATTGGGTTCGGCGCGCCCGCTGGCTGAAGTTGCACGGCAAGTCCGAATCCCCCCACGATTTGCCGGCCGCCTCGCAAACGGAAGCGACGATGGAGCACGTCGCAAACTGAGCGCCATGAAGAGCGAATTCTACGTAGTTGCTCGCTACGTGCGCTCCCTTGCGGTGGTGGCAATTGCGCTGAATTGGCTATGGGAAATGTTGCAAATGCCGGCGTACGTCGAAATGGTCGGCCCAGACTGGGGCAACACTGCATGGCGCTGCACGGGCGCGACCTTGGGCGACGTAGCAACCACGCTCGGAATCTGTCTCGCCGGCGCGTTGTCTGCCGGCACGCCGCGGTGGGCACACCGGCCTTCATGGAGTACTTGGGCAGCTGCGTCCTTCATGGGGGTGATGATCCAGAGCATTTATCGACGGCTGAAAGAGAACCGCCAACTGCCCGTGGACTTGCGACAGTCGCCGTTTAAAGTGGTCTACGCAGCCTCCTGTGAAGTTCGCAATTCGAGCGTCTACGCGACGTTACCATTGGGCAGGACCGGCGTCACCAGATTGCGGCATCAAGTACGACCGGCATGAAGGAACAATTGCCGAGGGCCACTTTGCGGCTTCGACACGTATGACTTAAGTGGCTACGGATCAGTAGTTTGCAAAAAATGACGCCGACCGTTCCGGGTCGTAGCCCCGACGGTCGTAGAGCAGCGTCGTGGACGGGTCGGCGTGGCCGGCGGCACGCTGCACGTCTTCCAGGCTGGCGCCGTTGTCGAGCGCGGTCGTGATGAACGTGGCCCGCATCGAATGTGCCGAGTAGCCGCGATCCAAGCGTATCTGGCGGGCGCAACGACGCAGAACGCGATCGATAGCGTCCGATGCGAGGCACCTGCGAGGGTCGTCCTGTTTGTCGTTGGCGCGAACGGGTCGGAACAACGGCCCGTCAAGATCCGCAGCGTGGCCGACGACCGCGAGGTAATCGCGAACTCGCTGCACGACTTGCGGATGGACTGCGATCGAGTCGCGCTTGCGGCCTTTGCGGGTGACCCAAATCGCATCGAAGCCGCGATTCTGATGCACGTCGCCGACGCGCAGGGCCGCAATTTCGGCGCGACGCAGTCCGACTTGAAATCCAACGGCCAAAATCGCTCGGTCGCGGAGTCCTTGCACGGTGTCGAGCGGCGGCGCATCAAGAATCGCACGGGCTTGCTGCTGCGAAAATGCCAAGGTTTTGCCTTCGCGGCGATTGATGCTGGGCCGCTGGATATCGCGAACCGGATTGGTCGCCACGGCGCCGTAATTCACGAGGTGCGTGAACAGACTCGACAGAGCAGCGAGCCGACGACGAATCGTCGAAGCTTCCAAGCCTTCGCGTTCGCGCATCGACGCTTCCCACGCCAGTACGGCCCGATGATCGGCGCGGCGCAACTCGTCGAGTGTCGCAATTCCGAACGTCTTCATAAAATGTCTCACGTCGCGGCGATACGCCTCGCGCGTCCGCTTACTCCGTAGCTTACCCAGCCAGATTTGTTCCTCGGGCACGGCAGCCAGTGCCGAGAGCGTGGCCGCCGCCGGTGAAGAATTGACAGAAATCTCGATCACTTCCGTGCTCGACTCGGTTAATTCTTGATCCAGTTCGTGATCCTTCGGCAGCACGCGATAATCCTGTTTATTGCGTGCTCAGCGTGCCACAGAAGCGGCTAGATTGGCAACTCGATTGCGTCACCATTTTAGAGCGGATTCGAGAAGGAAGGGATTCGTCACTTATCGAAAAGCGAGTGACCTTCCCCACTATCTACGCTGATCCGGCGTGGCAGTACGATAACGAATCCGCCCGTGGCGCTGCAGCACGACATTACTCGACCATGTCAGTCGAGCAGATTTGTAAGGAGCCGGTACGCAAGCTGGCCGCGAAGAACGCCCATCTCCATCTGTGGACGACGAACGGCTTTCTCCGAGAGGCTTTTGCCGTGATCGACGCCTGGGGATTCAAGTTCAAATCTTGCTTCGTGTGGGTGAAAGACGGAATCGGCACGGGCAACTATTGGCGGGTCTCACACGAGTTTCTGTTGCTCGGTGTGCGAGGGGGCCTTGCGTTTCGGGATCAAACGCTGGGAAGCTGGATGCAGGCACCTCGTTCCGCACATAGCCGGAAGCCGGGCAACATTCGGACGCTCGTGGAGAGGGTCAGCCCAGGCCCATACCTGGAACTTTACGCGCGTGAAGAACTGCCGCACTCCGCCTGGACGGTTTACGGAAACCAAGTGGAACGACGTCTGTTCTAAAACGCTCCCGGAGCAAAGCTGAGGCAATCTTTAACTTCGCCCCTGCACGAGCATCGACCGATTCAAAATGGGTTAAAAATGCCGATCGAAGCGACTAAATGATGGCCCGTCCGGCCGTTATTCGCCGATTGAAGGAAATACGGGATTTAAGGCTGGTCGAGATGGCCCACTGCTTGCCGATTGCCAGGGGTGGCCCTAAACTCAGGATACAGGTCGCAGTTACCGCCAGTGAATCACATGTTCCGAAACTGCTTAACTGCCGTGCTGCTTATGGGTTATTTCGCCTGTCAAATGGCGAAGGTGCCCCATGCGCACGCGCACCAGGCAGCGGACCATGATCTTCGCGCCCATATGCATTGGGATTGGTGTGGGGGCCTACGTGCTACCGACGAGCCAGCGATCACAGATTCGCATGCTCATTCCGGGCACGAGCACCATAGTCACCACCGCGGTCATTCGCACGAGCATCCGCCGGTCGCCCCAACGCCCGCCGTTCCCGATAGCACGGACCATGATTCGACTTCTGTCTACGTGCCGTATTGCGAGCACGTGAGCGTGACCGCGTCGCCGAGTTTCTCGACCTGCGGTGAATTGACGACGGTGCCTGCCGCCGGTGACTACTTCACCAGTACGGCTCCGCCGCCGTCGCCTGCCTTCCATGCGCCACCTGAGGACCACCTCGTACGCGGCTGCGCGCTCATTTTGAGGCTGCGGACTCTCCGCATCTGATAGTTCTTTCGCGGAGCGTGCGCGCTTCTCGCGCTCGTGCTTTCGGCGCGAATCGTGTGCTTTAATGGCACGCCATCGCGATACGAATTCCATTGCGGAAGGACCTCTCATGTCACGTTTATTGAGCCGTGGGCTTATTGTAACGGTATTTCTTGCCGCCTTAGTCGGCGGTGGGCTGTATTTGTGGTCGCAGCAAGGCGAATCTGGCGCAACGCCGGAGGCCGCCGCGCCGGTTCCCCCGGCCGAGCGTCAAACCGTCCGTGTCAGCCCACAGGCGCTCAAGAACCTGGCGCTTGTGGCGAAGCCACTTGCGCTCACGACGTATTGGCGGAAGATTGACGTGCCAGGCATGATCGTCGATCGACCGGGCGTCAGTGATCGCGGCGTCGTCGCTCCAGTAGCGGGCATCATTACCAAGATTCATGCCTATCCAGGCGATACCGTCGAGCCAAACGCGCCGCTGTTCTCGATGCGGCTCGTCAGTGAACAGTTGCATGCCTCGCAACTGGAATTGTTCAAAGCAACACGGGAAATTGAAAACGCCCAGGCTCAGATTCAGCGACTTTCCAGCTTATCGCAGTCTGGCGCACTGGCCCAATCGCGAATCATCGAAATCGAAAACCAGGTTCGCGTCCTAGACGCGACGGCGCAAGCCTACCGGCAAGACCTACAGGCGCGCGGACTCGCCGTCGACCGGATCGAGGCCGCGGCCAGCGGGGAGTTCGTCACGGAAATCACGGTCAAAGCGCCAGGCGAACAGGCACTTCGCGTGGCGGAAATCGCGCTTGCGTCGGCCGTGGACGAACCCCAGAGACTGCCCTTCAATTTCGAACTTCACGAACTCAAGGTAGAACTTGGACAGCAAGTCGGCGCCGGAACCGTGCTTTGTACGTTGGCCGATCATCGAGCGCTCTTGATCGAAGGCCGCGGCTTCAAGGACGACATGCCGCTTATTCAGCAAGCGGTACGGGAAAATTGGGACGTGGACGTGGAATTCGAACAGCGGTCGGGACCAACCTGGCCTGCCGCGCCCACCAAGTTCCGCATTCATCACGTAGCGAATACGATCGACACCGAAAATCGGACGTTCGCCTTTTATCTGTCGCTCGAAAATCAATGGCAGGCGTACGACCGTGACGGCGAGACGCGGCTGCTGTGGCGTTATCGCCCGGGCGATCGCGTGCAACTGCGTGTGGCGGTGGATCAGATGAAGGACGTGTTTGCGGTGCCGCGAGACGCCGTGGTGCGCGACGGACCCGAGGCCTATGTGTTTCGCCAGAATGGCAACCTGTTTGACCGCCTGGCGGTGCATGTCCTGAATGAAGACCAGCGCGAAATCGTGCTGGCGAACGATGGCACGCTCCGTCCCGGGTTTTACATTCCCCAGAACGCGGCGGCATCCTTGAACCGAGTCTTGAAGGCGCAGGCGGCAAGTGGAACGCCGGCGAATGTGCATGTCCATGCGGACGGCACGGTCCACGGCGCACACTAAGAAGGAACTTCGATGCTTAACGCCGTCATTCGCTTCGCCTTGCGCTACCGCATGCTGGTGGTCGTCCTTAGCTTGACGCTGCTGGTCTACGGTTCGTATCTGGCGACGACGCTACCGATTGACGTGTTTCCCGACCTCGATAGACCGCGCGTGGTGATCATCACCGAGTGCCCAGGGCTGGCGACCGAAGAGGTTGAAACACTGATCACGCAGCCAATCGAGATCGCGC
The window above is part of the Planctomycetia bacterium genome. Proteins encoded here:
- a CDS encoding HlyD family efflux transporter periplasmic adaptor subunit, with amino-acid sequence MSRLLSRGLIVTVFLAALVGGGLYLWSQQGESGATPEAAAPVPPAERQTVRVSPQALKNLALVAKPLALTTYWRKIDVPGMIVDRPGVSDRGVVAPVAGIITKIHAYPGDTVEPNAPLFSMRLVSEQLHASQLELFKATREIENAQAQIQRLSSLSQSGALAQSRIIEIENQVRVLDATAQAYRQDLQARGLAVDRIEAAASGEFVTEITVKAPGEQALRVAEIALASAVDEPQRLPFNFELHELKVELGQQVGAGTVLCTLADHRALLIEGRGFKDDMPLIQQAVRENWDVDVEFEQRSGPTWPAAPTKFRIHHVANTIDTENRTFAFYLSLENQWQAYDRDGETRLLWRYRPGDRVQLRVAVDQMKDVFAVPRDAVVRDGPEAYVFRQNGNLFDRLAVHVLNEDQREIVLANDGTLRPGFYIPQNAAASLNRVLKAQAASGTPANVHVHADGTVHGAH
- a CDS encoding efflux RND transporter permease subunit; this translates as TYKDLADAALMMLAVPEALAGGAFFMYLFPKIMQGWDAPPMDFSVAVWVGFIACFGMATETGIIMLVYLREAIEKRGGLENIKSLEELRQAVIEGAVHRLRPKLLTEGVAIIAIFPMVFAKGVGGEILAPMALPVLGGLLISDEVVDLFLPVRFYWVRRARWLKLHGKSESPHDLPAASQTEATMEHVAN
- a CDS encoding tyrosine-type recombinase/integrase, which gives rise to MLPKDHELDQELTESSTEVIEISVNSSPAAATLSALAAVPEEQIWLGKLRSKRTREAYRRDVRHFMKTFGIATLDELRRADHRAVLAWEASMREREGLEASTIRRRLAALSSLFTHLVNYGAVATNPVRDIQRPSINRREGKTLAFSQQQARAILDAPPLDTVQGLRDRAILAVGFQVGLRRAEIAALRVGDVHQNRGFDAIWVTRKGRKRDSIAVHPQVVQRVRDYLAVVGHAADLDGPLFRPVRANDKQDDPRRCLASDAIDRVLRRCARQIRLDRGYSAHSMRATFITTALDNGASLEDVQRAAGHADPSTTLLYDRRGYDPERSASFFANY
- a CDS encoding MT-A70 family methyltransferase gives rise to the protein MTFPTIYADPAWQYDNESARGAAARHYSTMSVEQICKEPVRKLAAKNAHLHLWTTNGFLREAFAVIDAWGFKFKSCFVWVKDGIGTGNYWRVSHEFLLLGVRGGLAFRDQTLGSWMQAPRSAHSRKPGNIRTLVERVSPGPYLELYAREELPHSAWTVYGNQVERRLF